AGTACGCGAGATACATGAgaaaggaacaggaacaggaagcgaAGGTGGATGTGCGGGTAGTCTGCTATTCTTGCATCGTAACCCCTAAGAAGGCGTTCTTTCAATCCTCAAACACTTACTTCTTTCCGCTGTTTATAGAATTGTTTCCCCTTGTTGCATTGTCCTGCCGTGGGCTGTGTCATCGGGTTTGGGGGACGCAACAGAATACGGTTTACGAATTCCAATTACACTACTATTAGCGTGTATTTCATGTACTACAGAAAACAATAATTATTTAATGCAAGAAACAAGGTGGAATCTCGTGTCGTCCATACATTTACGATCCGAAGCATACGCGACATGCAAGGAAGCAATCCGAATCATTCTCCCAAGTCAGCAAGCGCAAAGTGATAGCGATAGAAACGAACAAAGCCACCCATGCTATCTTGGAAGTCATCAACATGATAAGAAGGTACGATAAATCGGATTACTTGGTGATCCCACACCAAGTAATCCGATTTATCATGCCATGCCATTGGAGAGGCGCTCAATACTTGCTCAACAACTGCAGTGACCGCTGATGCTGCCTAAACCTTGATCCTCAGTCCACGCCACACATTCCACAGTTAATTATCTGTGGAAGTGTCTCCGGTGACCTCTAGAAAATGCTTACCGGTCATCGCGCGATCGTCGTTAAGGGTAGGGGGGAGGGCACGATCATGTTTTGATTCGATTCGCAACGTGACGACTCGGCGGGGTTCGGGGTGAACATAAAGAAAGGGGTGAAAAGCATGTGCGTGATGTCACGCACACAACGGTGCTACCGCACACCTGCGCATTGCGTCCTGGAATCCCTAAAACATCTGATGAGGACCACTTGGAAAgtgtcgtttgtttggtttatcTAGACCACGGAACGGGTCCGAGTTCTGATCCAATATTTGCGGTTACTCCGTTGATAAGAGTGCCCCACCATACGGTAGATgaggttgctgttggttgatgATAAACGCATCGGAATCGTTGTTAAAACAGAGTCTCGCGTGGTGTGGTAAGCTCGCGGATGCACACAGTTACATGCTCGATTGGGAGGGGACAGCTGCACTTgaactcgctctctcgtcgtcgacgacgatgtgatCCTCGTTGTTGGCTGCCTGTGCTTCTGCACACAACGGATTCACAAGTCATTCGGTGACGATCGTCTTGATTGTGAACACGAGCCCAGGTTGAGCACAAATGGCCGCGACTAGTCTGGATACCGGGAGTTTGCTGTTCGAGGAGAAACCCCTGCACATGCCAACGCTGCAGGAGCTACGTGATGGTACGTCTGTCTTCCTGCGCTACCGTGAAAGTGGTCTAACCACTCCTTACCTAATCTTCCTCTCACTTGTGTCTAGTGCTTGCCGATGGTTTAAAATCATGCTTCACGACGGTCGACGTCGAGGTAGTGGAGTGTCCGGATTTGACGCGCGCACCCTTTCACCTGGCCGGTGGGGGGCTATGCGGTTCGGCAACGCTCGTCGAGATTGGTGGTCCACCCTATCTTCTACCGACCGTCGATCGTAGCAAGCTGTACGATGTGATCGAGGTATCGAAACGTGCGCTACCGGATACCGTTGCCTCCAGCAAGTCCTTCATTtcgatcggtgccggtgctggacCGTTCCCGCTCGTAGACTCCAACTGCGAGGGTATATTCAACGTGCGTCACAGCCCACCAGGTACGATCGTCAGTGAGAGCCACCTGGCAATCGTGGCACCGGAAACTGGCAAGGCGTCGATTCGTAAGATACCGAACACGGAAACACGGTGCGCACTATTGGCGAACCTGCTCGTATCGGAGGGTAGGCCTGGTCCGGTACTGAAGGTCAGCTGTAAGCGGCGCACCGGAAACAAAGACTTTATAGCGAGCATCCGCACCTGCCTGGCGGATCGGTACGGTGACGAGCAGACGGTCGGATTGGGTGGTGTATTTCTGCTGGTCGCGGGAAAGGCGAAACAACACGTGATGTCTCCGTTCTCGACCACACCGATCCACACCGAGGAGCAGCTGAACGAGTGGCTCAACTTCTACGATATGCCGGCACCACTCATCAACCTTGGCACGCTCGTCACGAACGAATGCGATCTCGATTTGCGGCTCCAGCACTTCCACTCCTTCTCGACGCACGGTCACGGTGGACATTATCATATCGACACGACACCCGATACGGTCGAGTACGAAGGATACTTTGTCGTTGGGGAGCGGATCGTGCGTGTCGATAAACCACTCATCACGCACAAGTTCGGACGGGACTAGAGGGGGCCAAGAATATGGtaatgcagcagcatacatCTGCGCGCGGTGGCCCCGAAGAGAAGGATGCATTAATAAACACGGATTGATAAGAACTGGGTcaacgagtagcagcagcagcgcatttCATGTAGGTCATCGTAGGGCGAAGACGTAGTTTTGCACGAAGGCGATAAGGGGTCCGGTCATCAGAACGAATTGTCCGAGTCA
This sequence is a window from Anopheles darlingi chromosome 3, idAnoDarlMG_H_01, whole genome shotgun sequence. Protein-coding genes within it:
- the LOC125956363 gene encoding ester hydrolase C11orf54 homolog translates to MAATSLDTGSLLFEEKPLHMPTLQELRDVLADGLKSCFTTVDVEVVECPDLTRAPFHLAGGGLCGSATLVEIGGPPYLLPTVDRSKLYDVIEVSKRALPDTVASSKSFISIGAGAGPFPLVDSNCEGIFNVRHSPPGTIVSESHLAIVAPETGKASIRKIPNTETRCALLANLLVSEGRPGPVLKVSCKRRTGNKDFIASIRTCLADRYGDEQTVGLGGVFLLVAGKAKQHVMSPFSTTPIHTEEQLNEWLNFYDMPAPLINLGTLVTNECDLDLRLQHFHSFSTHGHGGHYHIDTTPDTVEYEGYFVVGERIVRVDKPLITHKFGRD